The DNA segment ACTGGCCGCGGAACATCGGCAATAGGTCTCCTTCGTAGACCGCGATCCCGGTGGGAGATCCAGCGCCCGTCTGCAGAAGGTTAGGGACGACGCCGGGATCATTTAGATGCCAGTGTCGTTCAGGAATGTTGGGGCTCATCCCCGTTCGCTCGGTATTCCAGGCTTGCCCGGTCATTTCATCCTTGTATCCGAAATTGCCGAATTCCATTACGTAGTTGATGCGGACGCTTCGGTTGCCATCGTCATCATTGTCGGATTGCCAAATGGTTCCGTAGGAATCGACGGTCGCCATCCAGTTGTTGCGGAAATTCCAGCCCAATGTCTCGAATTCACTGCCGTCCAGGTTGCAGCGAAAGACCATTCCTTCCTGGTACGGTTTACGGTTGGCCGTCACCTCGTTTCCAGCGACATCGATGATCGGGTTGCCATCACGATCTTTGATTTGACGACCGTTGTTACCAAAGTTGAAGTACAGCTTTCCATCGGGGCCGGCCATCACTGCGTGGATGCCGTGGTCATGTTGGCTGCCGCCGATCCCGGAAAATAGGACTTCCTTCTTTTCCGGTTTATCGTCGCCGTCCGCGTCGGTAAAGACCAGTACCTGGGAACCGGCGGACACGATAACGCGATCGCCCAAAACGCAGACTCCGTGCGGCGAATCGATATCGGTCCCTTGGTAGAACACCTTTTGGCTATCGGTTTGCCCGTCGCCGTCGGTATCCTCCAGGATCAGGATTCGGTCCCCTTCGGGCCGTTTTCCTAGATGCCTACGGTAATTGACGATTTCGCAAACCCAGACGCGGCCACGAGCATCGATGTCGATATTGGAAGGACTGAGCAGTTCGGGCTCTGCAGCGAACAATGAAGCCGACAGGCCCACACCGACTTCTAGGCCATCAAGTGCCGCAGAAGCTTCGTGCGAGGCTCCACCGGTCAGTTCGCTGAGAGGAGGCGATTGATCGTAGACCAGGAATCGCACCGAGGCTTTGCCTGCCTGATCGATCCCGCCGTTATCAAGGCCGCCACGGGCGACAAATCGGTCGTAGCCTGCAGGCAGATCGAACACAATCGTTGAATTCGCGTGGGTGCCGATGCCGTAGGCAACCGGTTGGCCTGCGATCCGCAGGTCCTTGCCACCTGCATTTTTGTTCTTTTGAACTTTGCCCCACTGCGAATCGGCAGACTTCCAGTTCAGGTCGGTCAGCTTCTTTTCGCCGCTCGGTCCCACCAACCGTGGTTCGGCCCAGTCGCTCCAGTCAAAACTAAAGCCATCGCCACCATCGGTGACGACGAGGAATAACTGTTTCGCACCTTTTAGCGGGACATCGATCGCGACCGAATGTCCCGGAGTTTTTTCGCTAACGACTTCGCTACGAAAGAGGGGCGTTACGCTTTTTTTTTTGCGTCGGTCGAAACGGTGGCCTTGCGTTGAATCTTGCGTCCCACTTTGGGCTGGGCTTCAGCCTTGGTGGCGCTGACCTTTTTGGCCGCTGGCTTGGGCTCGTCTTGGTTTTCTTCTAGCTGGGACCGTGAAGGGTCATCGGTTTTGACACCGTTTTCTGGCACGGTTCCGTGGGCCGTCCAGACGATCGCGTTAAGAACGGCGGTACGGAAATCTTGTTGACCCCAGTTCCAGTGGAAGTGACCGCCAGTGAACCCGAACCCACGTCCGCCACCGTCTCGTTCCGAAGCCCAAGCGACGTGCTGGATTTCGTTGTTAGCAACCGCTTTGCGGACCGCTGGATTGCCACTGTGCGGGCCGTCGGGACGACGTAGAGTTGTTTCAGGTGGGTGAGCGGAAAGGATCGGGGTGACGCCCTTCATGCCATCGCGAAATCGCATGTGGTAGTACCACTCGTCATTAATCGTGAACGGTTCGACGCCGCGAGAAATCGGGTGGTCGGGAAAGCTTTTGAATTCCGCGTCCCAGTGAGGGTTGACCGACCAATCGGCTTCAAAATATCCACCCATCCACTCCAGAAACGCGTCGCCAGGTTCTCCTTTAGGTGTTTCGACTCCGTAATGCAAACAGACCAGGCCAACGCCTTGATCCATCAGTTGATCAAATTCCTTCAGGTGAGGATTCAGCAGATGACGTTCACCACCGTCGCAGTAGACGACGACCGTATCGGCGTCTTTCAGGGCTTCAACGCCTTCTTCGGGCCAGCCTTGTCGAAAAACTTTGACGTCGTATCCGGGCATCGCTTCTTTCAGCGAATTGGCCAATAGCAGGCAACCTGCGTAGTGCTCATGCGAGCCATAACCGTGGCTCGGTTTCCCGGCCAAGAAAACGACTTTCTTGCCGTCCGATTTGTCGGCACTAACCTCTTTTTCGGCAGGAAGTTTTTTCAGACGGACATTACGGAATTGGACTTTCATCGGAGGACCCGCGTGGACTTGCAACGCCAGGATTCCGGTTGCACGACGCTCTTCAGCATCGTTGTCGATGCATTCGCTGGTCACTACACCATTGATTTTGTGCGTGAAGTGAAAACCATCGGCAACGACGGTGTACTCGTTCCAGTCTTCGCTTTTGATCTTCTTTTGGATCGCATCAGAATCACCGACCGAGGCGACCACGTTGACTTTGAATTTTCCGTCTTCGCGAGTCAATTCCGTTTTTTGACCGCGGTCGGCGAGGATCCCACGAAAACGTTCGCCGTAAAGGATGCCGGAGTAACGTTTGCCCGATTCGAAGTCGGCTTGATAGCCACCGACAACCCACTTCGATTCTTCTGGATCAACTTCAAAGCTCCGGTATTGAACTCCGGAATTTCCGCCGATCAGTTTGTATTCAAACTTGAGTTCAAAGTTTCCAACTTCACTGCCGCGATAGATCAGGAAAGTGTTTCCCTTCGTCGGTTTTTCGGCAGTCGTTTGGCCGGTGATCGCTCCATCTTCAACGCTCCAGAAAGCTGGGTTTCCGTCCCAGCCATCGAGAGTCTTGCCGTCGAAGATCGGCACGAAACCATCTTCGGCAAAGGTCGCCTTTGGAAGCGCGAAGGCGAGGGTCGCCAAGGAGAGTACTAACGCAAAGGTTCGCATGGCAGTTGCTGTTTACTCGCACCTGATTTAGGAAAACGAGCCTCAAGGTGGGAATGTGGGAGAACGCGACGTACGGCCAGACTAAAAGGCTAATCGATCGCCTTACTCCGGTCAACTTTTGCCGCTTTTTGGGGGGGGCGGGGGGTGGAGACACGGAGACACGGAGACACGGAGTTGGGAGTTGGGAGTTGGGAGTTGGGAGTTGGGAGTTGGGGGGGCGATTGTCCAGTGCCATCTACTTTCTTAGCGGAACGGAGCGAGCCGTCCGGCATTCGCTTTGAAAACACAATGAACCTGCCGGTCGGCTTGTGCCGATCCGCTAGGAATACCGTCCGCAGATGCCAAAGTAGATGGCATTGGGCGATTGCCCGACGGGCGGATTCATTGGTGACGTTTTTAACCCTGCCCATCCGAGTTTGAGTGCGGTGCTTTTAGCCCAGCGGGCGGCAGATATTTGCCGTTGGCGTAAGCCAACGGAAACCTTGCGTGCGTGCGCAGTTAAGCCCAGCGGGCGACAGACCAGAGTGGTTCTGTCGCCCGCTGGGCTTTCCTTTTTGCGATTCCCACTCCGGCGGCTGACGCCGCCGGCAAGTATCTGCCGCCCTCCGGGCTACGTTCAATCGGCCCCAGGGAGACTCGTCAACGGCTGTAAAGCCTTCATATATAGATTTCACATCCCGCGCGGAAGGCTACGTGCTTGCTTCGCTTCCCAATCGCACGACGGCCCGTGACGCGGTGGGGGAGCATTTCGGCAGCCAGGGATGCCCTGACTGCCTGCTTGCGAAATCTTGCGGAACCGTTTGAGTTGGCCGCCTTGATTAGCCTTCTAGTTCGCGGGCCTTTGCCATCGCGTCTTCGGCCAACTGGATGTATTCCTGCTCTTGGGTGCCTGCCCAGGCTCGTTGATAGGTGACGCTGAGGGCGGTGTAATTGAACGCGTCGGTAGGCTCCAGTTCGCAGGCCTTTTTGCCGTGTTCGATCGCTTCGGTATGTTGCCCGGTTTTGGTGTAAACGCGTGCCAGCGCCAGGTGCCCCAGCACGAAGGAGTCGTCTTGCTTGACGATCCCTAGCAGACCTTCGATTGCGGGTTGGTATTCTTCGTTGTCGATTAGCTTTTCGACTCGGTCGTACTCTTCATGAATATCGGTCATCGGGAATCTCTTGGGATCGTCTGATGGAAACGGAGGGATACAAAAAAATGCGGCGGACATCTCTGCCCGCCGCATTCAATCACTTGTTTAAAAGTGGCGGTCTTTCAAAGACCTTATTTGTTCAGTGCAGCTTGAGCAGCAGCAAGGCGAGCGATTGGCACTCGGAATGGGCTGCAGCTGACGTAATCCAGTCCGACGCGATTACAGAAATCGATCGACGCTGGTTCGCCACCGTGTTCGCCACAGATGCCGATTTTCAATTTCTTCTTGACGCTACGTCCCTTGGTGACTCCGATTTCAACCAACTGACCAACGCCAGCGACGTCGATCGACTGGAATGGGTCACATGGGAGAAGATCGTTTGCCAAGTAGTCAGGAAGGAACGTGTTGACATCGTCACGGCTGTAACCAAACGTCATCTGCGTCAGGTCGTTGGTGCCGAAGCTGAAGAAGTCGGCGTATTCGGCGACTTCGTCTGCGGTCAAAGCGGCACGTGGGATTTCGATCATCGTTCCGATCAAAATCTTCAGGTCGCCTTCGAATTTCTTCTGAGTGGTGACTTCTTCGATCGTGGCTTCAACGCGTTCGCGAAGAACTCGTAGTTCAGCAGCGGTTCCGATCAGTGGGATCATGATTTCCGGCTGAGCGTCGATGTTTTTGCCGGCACATTTAATGGCGGCTTCAACGATGGCGCGAACCTGCATTTCCAGGATTTCTGGATAGGTCACGCTCAAACGGCAACCACGGTGACCCAACATTGGGTTCGATTCGTGGAGCGATTCGGTGCGACGACGCACGTCGGCTGGCTTGACGCCAAGTTCCGCTGCCATTTCTTTCTGAGCCTTGTCTTCGTGAGGCAAGAACTCGTGCAATGGTGGATCCAACAGGCGGATCGTTACAGGGCATCCGTTCATGGCTTTGAAGATGCCTTCGAAGTCTTTCCGTTGGAACGGAAGCAGTTTCTTCAGGGCGGCACGACGGTCTTTTTCGTTGTCGGCCAAAATCATCGACCGCATGTGGGTGATGCGATCGCCTTCGAAGAACATGTGTTCGGTACGGCAAAGGCCAATGCCTTCGGCTCCGAAATCACGGGCTCGCTTGCTGTCCGCAGGCGAATCGGCGTTTGTACGAACTTTCAATGTGCGGAACTCATCGGCCCAGCCCATCAATTTGCTGAAGTCGCCCGACAGCGTTGGCTCTTGAGTTTCGACTTCGCCAGCCATCACTTCGCCGGTCGTTCCGTCCAAACTGAGGACATCTTTTTCTTTGAAGGTCCGTCCTGAAACGGTGATCTTCTTTGCTTTTTCGTCGATCTGAACATCGCCGGCTCCGGCGACGCAGCACTTGCCCCAACCACGAGCAACCACAGCGGCGTGACTGGTCATTCCGCCGGTGCTGGTCAGAATGCCGGTTGCAGCGTGCATGCCGTCGACGTCTTCAGGACTGGTTTCTTTACGAACCAGGATCACTTTTTCGCCTTCGGCCGCACGGGCTTTGGCGTCTTGAGCGTCAAACGAAAGCGTTCCAACAGCGGCACCTGGCGAAGCTGGCAAGCCGCGAGCCAAAACGTCGGCGGCGTTGCGAGCGGTCGTTTTGAAGCTTGGTAGAAGCAACTGAGTCAAATCGTTTGCTGGAACGCGAAGGACAGCTTCCTTCTTGTCGATCAGGTTTTCTTTGACCATGTCGCAAGCGATCTTGACCGCAGCGACTCCGGTCCGTTTGCCGGTACGAGTTTGCAACATGAAAAGGGTTCCCTTTTCGATGGTGAACTCGATGTCCTGCATCTCTTTGTAGTGAGTTTCCAAAGTGTCCTTGATTTCAAGCAGTTGCTTGTGGACAGCTTTGTTCCACTTGGGCATCTCAGCGACAGGTTGTGGGGTACGAATCCCTGCAACAACGTCTTCGCCCTGAGCATTGATCAGGAATTCGCCGAAGAACTTGTTTTCGCCGGTGTTTGGATTGCGGGTGAAAGCAACGCCTGTTCCCGAATCGTCGCCCATGTTGCCATAGACCATCGACTGAACGTTGACGGCCGTTCCCAGCAGTCCGCGAATGTTTTCGATTTGACGATAACTGACGGCTCGAGCGGTGTTCCACGATCCGAAAACCGCTTCAACGGCGAGCGAAAGTTGCTCGATTGGATCTTGAGGGAATGGCGTTCCCGCGTGCTTTTCGAATACCGTTTTGTACGCTTCGCACAATTCCTTCAGACCTTCTGCAGGAACGTCGGTGTCATCGCTAACTTTGTATTTCTTTTTGATCTTGTCGAAGGCAGCTTCGAACGTGTGGTGATCCATGCCCATGACAACGTCACCGAACATGTTGATCAGGCGACGGTAGGCGTCGTATGCAAAACGGGCGTTGTTGGTCTGCTTGGCAAGACCTTCGGTCGCGGCGTCGTTCAACCCTAGGTTCAGGATCGTGTTCATCATTCCGGGCATGCTGACGGCAGCTCCCGAGCGAACCGATACCAGCAATGGGTTGGCGTCGTCGCCAAATTTCTTCTTCAGTTCCTTTTCCATGATGGCAACTGCCTTGTTGACTTCTTCAATCAAGCCAGCAGGTAGTTTTTTGCCATTTTTGTAGTAGGAGTCACAAACTTCGGTCGTGATTGTGAATCCCGGAGGGACGGGCAGTCCGATAGCGGTCATCTCGGCTAGGTTCAAACCTTTTCCGCCGAGCAGGGATTTTGCTTTCCCGCGTCCTTCGGTCTTAGTTTTGCCGAAGTAATAGACCATTTTACTAGGAGAAGCCGCTTTTTTTGCCATGTTTTCCTCGAGGTTATGGATCAAGCCGCCAGTCAAGATCAACTGACGCTCAAAAGGTCCGTTAAAGCTCGTCGCTCCTTAACGGCGTAAATGCAACCGAAATCGGACGAGCCATTTGGGCACGAATTTAGAAAGCGGGTACCTGAACGTCAATGCTACGCAGGCAGGATTGACCGGTTAGGTTGTCCGGAACGGCCGGTCGAGCCGATTTTAATCTCCAGCTTGATCGCTGGCTCCCGCTGGTTTGCAGTACGCCTTGGCCAGTTTTTCGATCACTTCGGCGACCGCAGAACGGATCGAATCCGGCCCGACGACCTCCGCGTCCGCTCCCAAAGCCAAAACCTTCGGCAAAACTTCACGTGGATGTGAGGTCGGAACGGTCAGCAGGAAGCAATCATCCGACTGTTTTTCCAGTTGTTGTTCGGGGTGCCAAGGATCCTCGCGGACCCAGGCGGCCGCTCGCTTGCCAAGCCGAATGGTGACCGGAGTCGGGGAATCGCCCGAGAAAATCCCGATACTGTTCTTCAAATGCTTGGAAACGTCGACTTCGGGGTCCGGTTTGAACCACTCGTCCAAGGCGGTCGCTTTGTGAAAACGGTCCAGTTTCCAGTGCCGCATCCGCTGCTCGGGGTCGGTCACTTCCGCCGCCGCAGCGACCACGTAGAGGCTGGATTGGTAGACCGCCAAGCCATAGGGTTCGATCATCCGAGTCGTTATCGGGCGTCCGACGGACTCGTAATCGATCTCCAGGATCCGGTGCTCAGCGATCGCTCGATTGATCGTCCGCAGCATCCCTTCCTGTTTGTCATAAGATTTGGTGGGGCCGCCCATCACGTGGACACTGCGTCGAAACCGCTGGTAATGGTCCCAGACGCCATCGGGCATTTCCTCTTGGATTTTATTCCAAAAAGATTCGATTCCCTTCCAGTACTGAGTCCCGGCAAGCGGGAAAAGGAGATCCCGGCCGATTGAAAGCGCAATCAGCTCGGTCGCGGTCGCGGTGATCTTATGAACGCCCCGTTCGGTGCGGCCCAGCTTGTAGACTTTGCCACGCTGGAGAACTTCATCTTGGATGTCAAATCCAGCCGCCATCAAGGCTTCCAGGTCTCGGCGAACGGTCCGCTCATGGAGCGAACTCAAGCCAAGGTCTTGAACCAAGTCATCGCGGATCTCATCCAACGTCCGCCCAAACCTCGCCATTTCCAGCAGCTGCAAAATCTTGTGCTGACGAATCAATTGTTCATTGCGTGCCATCCGAAAAAGCCTCCCGCTGCGGACATCCAATAAGACACAATCTGTACGCCCGTAACTTTACCCAGCCTCTAGGGACAAAGAAAGGGAGTCGGGAGTCGGGAGTCGGGAGTCGGGAGTCGGGAGTCGGGAGTCGGGAGTCGGGAGTCGGGAGTTGGGAGTTGGGAGTTGGGAGTTGGGAGTTGGGAGTTGGGAGTTGGGAGTTGGGAGTTGGGAGTTGGGAGTTGGGAGTTGGGAGTTGGGAGTTGGGAGTTGGGAGTTGGGAGTTGGGAGACACGGAGACACGGAGTTGAGTACTTTGATCATTGTTGACGAGGAAAAATCCACAAACGGGCATATCCCAGCTTTCAAAGCAGTAATCTTAGACCGCAACCCCAACGTCCCCGCGCCGCCTTCACTCCTTCACTCCTTCACTCCTTCACTCCTTCACTCCTTCACTCCTTCACTCCTTCACTCCTTCACTCCTTCACTCCTTCACTCCTTCACTCCTTCACTCCTTCACTCCTTCACTCCTTCACTCCTTCACTCCTTCACTCCTTCACTCCTTCACTCCTTCACTCCTTGTCTCCTTGTCTCCCCGCTCCGCTCCGCTACACCTCCTGCGATTGGACCATCCATAGATGCTTCTCTAGACCCGCTGAGATTCCGATGCAGAGGTCTTCGCTGATCGGGTCTAGGTCGCCTAGTTTTGCGATCGAGTTTCTTAGTTGATCGACGGTCGTCTTTAGAGCGTCGGCGACCAGGGAAACCGTGGTGGGCGCTTTCTGGAATCCCTCGGGGTATTTTTTTAGTTTTGATTTGTCGCTTACCGTCGACGAGCGACCGTCGGGCGCCGCGCCAAGTGTGCTAATCCGCTCTGCGATTTCGTCGCTGCCTTCGCGAACGGATTCGATGATCTCATCTAATTGAAGATGGACCGATCGGAAACCTCTCCCCACAACGGACCAATGAGCCTGCTTTAGGAAGAGGGCTAGATCGATCACGGTGACTAAGTTTGCCTGCAGCAATCCGACGACTTTCTTCTGTTGGTCGGCGGGCAAAATCTCGCGTTTCATTGTTTTTTTGTTGGTCGCCATTCAATTGGGCCTTCTAAAAAGTGGTGTAAAAGTCAAACGGATTCTAGGTGGTCGATGTCGATTGGGCATCTCTATCCGTATGGCGAGGAGCGTTCTCTTTTGACTCCTCTGACCGATTTCCAGGCAAGATGATCGGTTGGAATGCGAATCTTGATTGGATTGCGCGAAAAACCATCCAAGCCTCTGTTTTCGGCTTGTTGGTACGGATATTGCATATCCCGTACCTCTGAAAGCAGAAATTGCAAACGGACGATTTTCTTTCGCAATCGCGACGTATATTCGCAAACCGGGCGATTCAGCATTTACCTCTAAAGGAATCAGACATGTCGACGAAGGAAGAGCTAAAAGGCCAGTGGAACGAAGTCAAAAGCCGCCTGCAGGAACGTTGGGGGCAATTGACCGAAAACGATTTTCAGCAACTTCGCGGCGAAGCGGGTGAGCTGGTTGGTGTGGTTCAGCGAAAAACCGGAGCGTCGAAGCAAGAGATCGAAGCGTTTATCTCGGACGTCGCTCAGCGAGGCGAAAGCTTTGGTCAAACGGTCGCAAGTAACGCCCAGCAATACGCCGGCGACGCTCAGGAAATGGCCGGTCAGTACGCTGACGAAGCGGCTCGTTACGCTCGTGAAGGTTACGGCCGGATCGCGGAGGCGAGTGGCGATCTGTCGAAGAAACTGGCTCGTACCGTCCGCGAACGTCCAGCCGAATCACTGGCGATCGCTTTCGGTGCCGGGATTCTAGCGGGCGCCGTTCTGCTGATGGGCCGGCGGAACCGCTAAATCCGTTTTAACCGCATCGCACTCCTTCCATTTGTTTCACAACAGCGAGAACGAAAGATTTCAACGTGGCAACCTCGGTGACCGAAAAGCAAGCAGCTGCCATCCGCCAGAAAATGGCGGAGATCCGTACAGGTCTCCCCGATGGCATGGATGAAGTGCGTGAAGAGGTCAGCAACTTGACCGATTGGAAATTTTACGTTCGTAAGTATCCATTGGTCGTGTTACCC comes from the Roseimaritima multifibrata genome and includes:
- a CDS encoding DUF1080 domain-containing protein; its protein translation is MRTFALVLSLATLAFALPKATFAEDGFVPIFDGKTLDGWDGNPAFWSVEDGAITGQTTAEKPTKGNTFLIYRGSEVGNFELKFEYKLIGGNSGVQYRSFEVDPEESKWVVGGYQADFESGKRYSGILYGERFRGILADRGQKTELTREDGKFKVNVVASVGDSDAIQKKIKSEDWNEYTVVADGFHFTHKINGVVTSECIDNDAEERRATGILALQVHAGPPMKVQFRNVRLKKLPAEKEVSADKSDGKKVVFLAGKPSHGYGSHEHYAGCLLLANSLKEAMPGYDVKVFRQGWPEEGVEALKDADTVVVYCDGGERHLLNPHLKEFDQLMDQGVGLVCLHYGVETPKGEPGDAFLEWMGGYFEADWSVNPHWDAEFKSFPDHPISRGVEPFTINDEWYYHMRFRDGMKGVTPILSAHPPETTLRRPDGPHSGNPAVRKAVANNEIQHVAWASERDGGGRGFGFTGGHFHWNWGQQDFRTAVLNAIVWTAHGTVPENGVKTDDPSRSQLEENQDEPKPAAKKVSATKAEAQPKVGRKIQRKATVSTDAKKKA
- a CDS encoding CsbD family protein; protein product: MSTKEELKGQWNEVKSRLQERWGQLTENDFQQLRGEAGELVGVVQRKTGASKQEIEAFISDVAQRGESFGQTVASNAQQYAGDAQEMAGQYADEAARYAREGYGRIAEASGDLSKKLARTVRERPAESLAIAFGAGILAGAVLLMGRRNR
- a CDS encoding PVC-type heme-binding CxxCH protein; translation: MGPSGEKKLTDLNWKSADSQWGKVQKNKNAGGKDLRIAGQPVAYGIGTHANSTIVFDLPAGYDRFVARGGLDNGGIDQAGKASVRFLVYDQSPPLSELTGGASHEASAALDGLEVGVGLSASLFAAEPELLSPSNIDIDARGRVWVCEIVNYRRHLGKRPEGDRILILEDTDGDGQTDSQKVFYQGTDIDSPHGVCVLGDRVIVSAGSQVLVFTDADGDDKPEKKEVLFSGIGGSQHDHGIHAVMAGPDGKLYFNFGNNGRQIKDRDGNPIIDVAGNEVTANRKPYQEGMVFRCNLDGSEFETLGWNFRNNWMATVDSYGTIWQSDNDDDGNRSVRINYVMEFGNFGYKDEMTGQAWNTERTGMSPNIPERHWHLNDPGVVPNLLQTGAGSPTGIAVYEGDLLPMFRGQLLHCDAGPNVCRSYILAKDKAGYTATIRNILTGTTDKWFRPSDVKIAPDGSLIIADWYDPGVGGHGMGDLERGRLFRITPYDHDGTYKVPAFDFSTVDGAIVGLHSPNAAARFQAWQSLHAMGEKAVPALLKMAESADPIYRARALWLLGKIEGHGNQAVQMALADKDSNLRIVAIRLARQLKLDTQTYLGGTINDASPQVRRELLIALRGNASDQMPTWWADLAIQYDGKDRWYLEALGIAASGRDDACFDAWMEMVDGNWNTPAGRDLVWRLRSDKSLPLLVKILQDPNLKEAEQARYMRAFDFHKGPAKEAALLKLLGL
- the ppdK gene encoding pyruvate, phosphate dikinase, which gives rise to MAKKAASPSKMVYYFGKTKTEGRGKAKSLLGGKGLNLAEMTAIGLPVPPGFTITTEVCDSYYKNGKKLPAGLIEEVNKAVAIMEKELKKKFGDDANPLLVSVRSGAAVSMPGMMNTILNLGLNDAATEGLAKQTNNARFAYDAYRRLINMFGDVVMGMDHHTFEAAFDKIKKKYKVSDDTDVPAEGLKELCEAYKTVFEKHAGTPFPQDPIEQLSLAVEAVFGSWNTARAVSYRQIENIRGLLGTAVNVQSMVYGNMGDDSGTGVAFTRNPNTGENKFFGEFLINAQGEDVVAGIRTPQPVAEMPKWNKAVHKQLLEIKDTLETHYKEMQDIEFTIEKGTLFMLQTRTGKRTGVAAVKIACDMVKENLIDKKEAVLRVPANDLTQLLLPSFKTTARNAADVLARGLPASPGAAVGTLSFDAQDAKARAAEGEKVILVRKETSPEDVDGMHAATGILTSTGGMTSHAAVVARGWGKCCVAGAGDVQIDEKAKKITVSGRTFKEKDVLSLDGTTGEVMAGEVETQEPTLSGDFSKLMGWADEFRTLKVRTNADSPADSKRARDFGAEGIGLCRTEHMFFEGDRITHMRSMILADNEKDRRAALKKLLPFQRKDFEGIFKAMNGCPVTIRLLDPPLHEFLPHEDKAQKEMAAELGVKPADVRRRTESLHESNPMLGHRGCRLSVTYPEILEMQVRAIVEAAIKCAGKNIDAQPEIMIPLIGTAAELRVLRERVEATIEEVTTQKKFEGDLKILIGTMIEIPRAALTADEVAEYADFFSFGTNDLTQMTFGYSRDDVNTFLPDYLANDLLPCDPFQSIDVAGVGQLVEIGVTKGRSVKKKLKIGICGEHGGEPASIDFCNRVGLDYVSCSPFRVPIARLAAAQAALNK
- a CDS encoding Dps family protein, giving the protein MATNKKTMKREILPADQQKKVVGLLQANLVTVIDLALFLKQAHWSVVGRGFRSVHLQLDEIIESVREGSDEIAERISTLGAAPDGRSSTVSDKSKLKKYPEGFQKAPTTVSLVADALKTTVDQLRNSIAKLGDLDPISEDLCIGISAGLEKHLWMVQSQEV
- a CDS encoding tetratricopeptide repeat protein, with protein sequence MTDIHEEYDRVEKLIDNEEYQPAIEGLLGIVKQDDSFVLGHLALARVYTKTGQHTEAIEHGKKACELEPTDAFNYTALSVTYQRAWAGTQEQEYIQLAEDAMAKARELEG
- a CDS encoding helix-turn-helix transcriptional regulator; this translates as MARNEQLIRQHKILQLLEMARFGRTLDEIRDDLVQDLGLSSLHERTVRRDLEALMAAGFDIQDEVLQRGKVYKLGRTERGVHKITATATELIALSIGRDLLFPLAGTQYWKGIESFWNKIQEEMPDGVWDHYQRFRRSVHVMGGPTKSYDKQEGMLRTINRAIAEHRILEIDYESVGRPITTRMIEPYGLAVYQSSLYVVAAAAEVTDPEQRMRHWKLDRFHKATALDEWFKPDPEVDVSKHLKNSIGIFSGDSPTPVTIRLGKRAAAWVREDPWHPEQQLEKQSDDCFLLTVPTSHPREVLPKVLALGADAEVVGPDSIRSAVAEVIEKLAKAYCKPAGASDQAGD